The genomic segment ACCTACAATGCCATCCCACAGAAGAAGGGCCCCAAGGGCTCACGCGCAAAGGTCATCAGCGAATTGAGGGAAACTCAGCGACAGACCAGCCTGTCCGCCAGGGTCCAGAACCGCATGAACGGAATCCCGAACCCTCCTGGCCCCGCGGCCCTCGCCCCGACCCCCGGCCTGCTCTCGGCCGATCTCGTCAAGGATTGCCTCGAGTTCTACTTCGCAAACCTCTACGAGAAGATGCCcatcctcgaccgccgccagATCGACCTGCAACTCCCCTACATTGAACAGAACCGCGATACCTACTGCCTCATGACCTCGCTGTGCGCTTTCATGATGCTCCAGCCCGGCATGTCGATGCCCCCGGGCGACCCCTACAACCTCGATGTAATGCCCGGCGCCACCATCGTCGCGAGTCAGCTGCTCTTGGACGAGACTTTGCAGGTGCGCAAAGGATACGACTATCTGGAAAGTATGACTTTCAACACCCTCGCCACCAACTTCTTCGTGTACGGATGCTACCACGGCCTCGAACTACACGACAAGGCTTGGTTCCATCTCCGGGAGGCTGCAACCATGATGCACCTCAACGGCATGATTAAGGAAGAGACATATCACGGTCCACAATGGGACAATGCCGAGTCGTCTCGCAGGAGGCGCCTTTACTGGCTGTTCTACATCATGGAAAGGTAACAAgagctcctcctcaaccccgTTCCCGTGCTTCGTGTGCTAAATGGAAAATCGTGCAGGGCCCACGCCATCCAGCGCCAGCGACCTTTGACACTGCAGGCCTCCATCAACCCCCCCAACTCCGCCGACGACCCGAGCGACCCCCTCAGCCATCAGCTCAACAGCTTTATCATGCTCGTCAACCTCTTCCGACCCTTTGACGACGCCTTCACCACCGTCTGGAACAAGACCCGGAGCAACCTCTACGTTGCGACCCTCCAGAAACAATTGAACGAGGTCCTGCCTACATATCTCTGCCAAGATGGCCAGCTGTCAGACCTGCGCACGAACCAGCAGTGGCTCAAGAGCACCGTCTGGCAGTTGACACACGGCAACATGAACTCGCAGAACGAAGAGAACATGAACTTTAATTACCCCGTTGATCTGTCCCGCGAGCTCTTGATGACCTTGGCGTCTCACTTCCCTGGACAAGGCATGGAGTTGATGGGATCCGGTTTGGTAAGTTGTTCTGCCACAGTCCGTTTTTGCTTGCGCCTGGCTGACCACAATTTGCAGATTGAAAAGCTGTTCGAGATCAGCTGCAACATGACCGATTTCCTCGCTGTGCAACCCGCAGCCCGCGACCCGTTCACTGTCGGCCCTCGCGAGCAGCTCAACCAGACGCTCAACATTgtcgccgtcctccgtcACGGCGACCATCGCTTCTTGCCCCTGCTCCTGAGCAAAGTTGCCGAGATCATGCCTCGCCTGACCAACCCCATGCTGCAGAACGCGCCCGAAAACTCGAACCTGGGCAACATCGACATTTTCGATGGCTTTGGCAATGCGGGCATGGCTCAGCCGCCTCCtcagatgcagatgcagatggaCACCGAGTACGAGCGCAAGTTTCCTTCCGCCGACTACGAAAAGAAGTACAACATGTCGGAcgtcaacagcagcagcagcgagacCAACACCGTCGCTGCCTCGTCCACGGGTGCACCGTCCGTCCCTCCGGTGACTGCTGCAGATATCAACTCGCCTTTTGCTAGTTCACCCGCCATCATGTCTCCACCAATGGAGTATCCCCACAACGGAATGAACGACTATGGGTGCACTCCGATGCCCGATATGGTCATGAGCCCGATGGGCCAAAACGCATCGGCGATGACTGGATCAAGCACCATCAACACTCAGCATcagcgccagcagcagtCGCATCACTTGATGCAGAACCAATGCATGAcaccgcagcagcagatgcagCCCGGCATGAGTCAGCATCATCCTCACAACATTCAACAAGGCAACATCAATTCACCGTCGATccaagggcagcagcaaggCCTGGGATCGGGCTCGATTCCGACATCACATCCCATGGGTCCGGGTGGGAATAACCTGATGAACTCCATACCCcggcagcagccgcagcgCGCTAGTAGCAGTTTCGCCATCCAGCAACAGCCGATACCACGCACCGTGGGCGATTTCCATGCTTTGCAACGGGCAAACTCCGACATCCCGGGTCTATCCGGCATAGCCACGGAGATGGATTTTAACACGCTTCGTTGAACGCATTTGATGGTTTGGCGTTCGATTTATAAAATTATTTGGAGCATTTGGCCTACTGCCACGTTCTACttaccttttttttttttaaacAAGTCAGGAGCACCTCgacttttcttctcttcggcccattttcttcttttttttttacgACAACAGTTCGACGATTCCTGCGATGTTGCGCGCGCGGTTAGACACCGCGGCCCACCAAATCTTTGGTGGATCGCAGCgacacaaaaaaaaaaggggggacCTGGAATTGGATCAACATCGCGAAATGCGGACTTTTTGTACAGGTTAGGGTCGCGCAGGAGCTTACACCTGTCGATTGGGGCATGGGACTGGGTGTTTTGGGGCGTACTGTTTTGGTCGATTATAAGCAACATCAAGAGGAGGACTTGAGGGTATATGAGCATGGCTGGCGTGAAAGTGGGTATTCTGGCTACGGCCGAAGTTAGTGTGCAGAGGCAGCGATACGTTTGTCGACTCTGACTCCGTCACGATGCACGAACAAAGGTTGAAAAACGTGTTTGCACGCAATTGGCAGACACATGTCTTCCTACCGAGACTAGAAGAATGAAGAAACTTGAATTGACATCTCTACCCTTTACAACCTACCTGTACGGCAAATATGATAGCCAGCCACCCTTTCCTTTGCGTACGACACTTCAGAAGCCATGATCAACCACAATCGTATGTGTGTCTCTTGAGGAAAGGGCGTGGCAAAGGTCTTCCTAAGAAGCTCGAGGTTCCTTATTAGGTATTGCTAAGCAACCTTGCTTCACTGGTTTGACTACGGCTCTTCATTCCTACGGCTGGTGTGAGGAACCGCTGGGCAACGACCTACGTCAAGGGCGTTCAACTTGGCGGGACGTACGCATTCTGCCAAGGCATCAAGAGAGATCTTTGCCCCGATTAGGAACTCGGACGTCGATGTACTTACTGTCTTACTTCTCAACGCCTGTTGGTGAACAAAGGTGCTTGATTCAGATCCTCCCAAAAAAACCAAGACATCCTGAATTCCGCTCTTTCGTATTCCGAAAAGAGCAATTACGTGTACCAACGCCCCGTTGGAGACAGCTGGAGAGACTCGCGATGCTGGAAAGTGTCTATCGAGTTTGCCTCGGGCAAAGGCTCTGGggctgagagagaggcgggGGATGTGTCGCTGTTCTATCCTTCGGCCAGTGTGATGTGACGTAACGGAGGTCATCATGATCGAGATGCGAGGATTGCTGTTCCGAACGATGTCTGGACATGTCGATGAACGTGAGCACCGAGAATTGTATAAGAAGCAGTCAGTTTCCTCGGTTCAGTGGCCTCTCActtctcttcatcatcaaccgATCTGATCACTCTCATCATAGCATACACAAACACATAAACACAAACCAACaactcctcccccctcaaACCAGCGTCCAGAAAACCACCCGTAAACCAAGACCAGCAAGATACTGCCGTCAACATGCGTTTCACCGCCATTGTAACAGCCCTTGTTGTGATcgcagccggcgccgtcgccgccccggcTGGGCCCATTGACGGTACGTCCCGCGTCGTCTCCgttcccctcctccccctcttcccttccctaTTGTACTCAGTTCGGAAGAGCTAACTTGGCCGCGATGTGCTTATCTGGAGGAAAAGAGAACGTCGTCTCGCAGCGCGATTGCAAGAACTCGGACAACTATCAGACGTGCATCGAGACGGGCTGCCCGATAGGCGCGCCGGTCCAGGCGTGCATGCTGTGGGGGGCGAACTGCTACATCATCCACTGCACTTAGGGGGTTGCGGAGCCTGAAAGGAGTAGTCGTGGGGTTGGGCTCCGAAGTGCGATGGTTTGCTTTGGTTTGTTGTTGTGATTTCGAGGGCTCTTCTAGGGTTCGTTCTGTCACTATTTACCACTTTGGAGCTGAGGAATCGGCAACTGTGCATACAGCCAGCTGCAGGTTCGATGGTAGACCAGCAGATGCGTATCTGCAGAAATACACTCTTTCAGTCATGTACTTGATCACATGTTGATGTCAAGTCCACGATATCACTGTTTTGTCTTTTGACCACTGGTCATGTTGTATTTTTGAGTGTTGGTGTAGACGACCCTGCACCAGGTGTCGATGACGGGGGGCCAGGAACTCGCGGTTTTTGATGGTGGGCAGCTGCATCCCGTCCCTGTAGACCATCTCCGTCGGTGTAGTGAGTCTCGTATCGCATGCAACGAGAACCGGGGTGAATGCTTCGCAGTCCTGGACGGGCTCGCTGCTGTTGAGATACACGGACGTGAaggcgtcggccagctcggaGTAGCCGATCCAGATTATCGGTCACGTCCGAAAGGCTCCGAGGTGCATGGGATACTGCGGCTCCATCAAGAGAACCCCCCCTTTATTTTCATCCGGGCCATATGGGGAAACACGTGTTCCCTGAAAATCGCGTGCGCGATGTACGTGTAGTTGCCGGTCGGAGCGAGTTTGTTCATGGAAAACGGAGGCACCATGGCTCCCGAGCTTTGCTTCAAGACGAAGTCCCCCCGAGCCACTTGTCCGACTtcgtcgatctcgatggTCTAGTTCCAGCCACGCTCGCAGACTTCAAAGGTGTTTTCCTGGTCCACGATCGGTCGttgtaggtaggtactcaTCTGCAGGAACTCCGCGGCGTTCTCGCTCGGTGCCGTGTAGTAGTCAAAGAAATAGGGGTCGGATTTGTTGCTGCTCGTATTGTTCCAGTAGCTCAGGGACATCTGGCCCAGGTCCTCGATCTTTCCCCCTTTTCATCAGTCCGCAGTGTCCTCTAACCGAAAGTTCGAAGAGCGGACGCCGGGGTAGGTTGTGTTATGGGCCTCCAATTCAGGGACTGCGGCCAGCGTGTCGGTCGACAGAATGACAGCCAGCAGAGATGTCCTGGACCATCGACGTTAGGTATCTCGTTGATGAGCTGTGTGAGATCGCGAGACTCACCAGCAGGAAAGGGGCCAGCGCCGCAGCAGTTTTGGCTTTACCGAGAAACTCCCCGGTTCACTAGCGAAAAGGGTGTCTCGGGGGCCGCAAGCATGTCGTCTATGGTGGCGAGACTGAGAAACCTTGTCCTAACTACTGTCAACACCTGCTCGCGGAAAGCTGAAGACACTGCTGCAGCCACGCTTGCCTTGGCTGCGAAGGCTAACGCGGTGCCGTACCGTAGGATGGATTAGCTGTTCGTCGTCACGGACAAGACGGCCTTGCAGAGACTGATAATATATATGGTCGGCAACCGCAAAGGCCAAGCTGACTATCAAGAACATATACATGCTCAAACAGGAGCTCGACAGGTCTCGTTGCAAAAGCGCCTTCTTATCCCACCAGGTAACGGTGCTGCGAATCGTTGTCGGACTGCTCTGGGCGGAGACGATGTCCGAACGTTCGTCATCAAGGATCAAGCCCTCGCAATAGTCTTGCTTATTTTTGGTAAATACGCTAACATCGCTTGTTATGAAGGTCGATGCCACGTCCAAGTCTCCGTATCGCGAGATGTCTAGCGAGTTTTAAGCACTTCTATTCATCTTCGTTGTTTCAGAAGACATCTTCAGCCTTTATTTCGAGACTAAGGAGGGGATTATGAAGTCTTGAGGAGATCTTGGTCGTTCCAGAGACGAGAAGCTCATCCGATTGCGCTTTCCAGAGCCTGGGGGCAAGCAAGGCTTAGCATAGATTGTTGTTTTTCCTGCAGCTACCAATCAGATACTAGTTAGTAATCCGCATTGTTACATGGTATCTATACGGAAACGAAATCGATAGACTGAAAGCTGGTTATGCCTCATAAGTCGCCTACCTAGGCACACATTTTATCATGCAGCATTGCATGCCCAATAGGGAGTGATTGTATTCACCCTAAAGCTATAACTAAATTGGCTATCTCAGCATCTGCTTAGTAAGTTTCCTGTACTACTGTAGTTGTCTTAGCTAATGTAAGGTTGCCTTCTCCCTACCCTTTTGACAGATGTTACGGCCAATCTTTCAGTTCTTAGTattccctcttcttcttcttcttcttcttcttcttcttcttcttcttcttcttcttcttcttcctctgtTTAGCAACGCTCACCGGCTTGATAGAAAGCCTCTCCTCCGACCTCGGACACTTCGTGAATACTTGAAGAGAGGGGGTTCTCCGGTAGTACGGACGGAAATCTGATGCACATCGCCTACAGGCCAGGGGACCATTTGGGGGTAGCTTTCATGACATCAAACGCTCAGCCCGCAAAATTGTTGCGGCCCCGGGATTTTCGCCAGGTTCTGAACCAATTTGACAATTTGTGGTTTGGCCAAAGGTCGCTGAGCGCGATGAGAGACGAGATGATTAGGCCTGCCTTATCAGCTAGCTTTAATGTCTTGAGCTTGGGAAAACCTTTGGCAAATTGTGTGATGCAGTCGTTGTTCAGAATCTTGTCGTCTTTGTTGGCGCCATAACCTACCATCGAGTAGACGAATTTGAAGTGCTTCACCTAGCAACAGACGAATGAGTAGAAGGTGAGATCGCTGATATGCTGCCTGTAATTTTACTCGCGGCTCTTTATGAGCAAAGATATCGTGAAAGAAGGAAACCGGCCGTGGCATTCTCGGCTTCAAGGGCATGATGGTGCCGAGGTTCAAACGGGGTCCTCTTTATTGTGTGAGAACGAAGTCGTCTCAGTTCATGATATGTATCGTGTCCTATTCAGAGAAGCATTGCAGTCTCTCGTGCCATTCAGCATTTCCGCGAAGTCCAAGCGACGGATGCCCCTTTTGTACCTTGAACGATCACTCGTCTTCGCTATGTGTATTTCAGAGCTGTGGATGGCACCATCCTGGTTTGGTTCAGGATCACTGTCCTTAAGATCATTTGACTTCTTGTACTGCTATTGACGGGTTGCAGAATTTGCTTGATGTCCGCGCATGGTCGCTTGCCTGCCCACATCCGGTACCGTTCGTCTATCCAATTTCTGCACTGGAGGATGATATGTCGCACCGTCTGTCTTCCGCGGCCGCATTCGCACTCGCCGGTATTGGCCTTGTTGATGTCTTAGAGACAATAACCCTGCAGCGCGATCTTGCCTGTGCATATCTATGTGATAGCGGAGCTAATCGCTCTGTGCGTCCTTTTGTAGATGTCCAGTGTCGACTTTCCCGGTCGTACCCAAGCTTGTAGAGGTCCTGGCCGTACTTGGACTTATCCCAGGACGTCTCCCACTCGTCGTTCAATGCCCGTCGGTTGATGGTTTTCGTGTTTGCCATGAGCGTCCGTGAGtgctccggctccggcggtAGTGTGGCGCAAGCGTCCGCGTTGGGGTTGAAGCCGGCGACTTCTTTGGCTGCTTGATCCACTATTTCGTTGCCTGGAAGACCGACATGCACCGGGTAGAATTGTCCAAGTCCCATGGACTCTCGTCTGGCCGTGGTGGCAAGGCCATGCCATCTGCCAAGAACATGCAGTCATGGCATCCGTTCAGCTACGGTCAAGGAAAGGATACCGTAGCAAGCCAGCTAGATGCCGCCATACTTATCGAAACTTTGCTAAGGCGTCGGGCGCCCTCTGCCCGTCGATGTCAATAGGTCCCTCCCCAGCGACGGAGAAGCCCTTTTCTTGAATAGACGGAGAATGCGGCCAAGCAGGGACCTGGGAGAAAAGGAGGTACGAAAACAAAACTCAGTCGACTGGGCATGTCGAGTCCAGATGAGGCGGCTTCAACGCTGACTGACATCTCACGTCAGACACCATCCGCATCCGCAAGTCTTTTGGTAAGGACATGTCTCCATCCTCTGACACTGTCCTGATGCGCCACTCTGGCACGTCCGACTGTCTTTTCCAAAAGCCCGCgaacctcgtcttcgtcctcatcTGCTTCACCCCTGTAGAAGAGAGCTGCCTACACTCAGGAAAACATATCCCCTATCAACCATACACCTGTTTCTCACAGACCTATCGCTGTTTTGTCGCTCAATTCTGCTTGAGATCCGTAATTGTTTGCCTCGCTTTCGCAACAATAGTGGGGTAATCTTAGACTTTTAGGTACACTAGCCAACAAGCGAGCAGGACAAATTCTTCACAGTGGGCCACAGGGGCTTCATTGCTATAATAAAGCCAACACCTACTTAAATTTAAATTGATTCCTCATTCGCTGCTGCCCCGTATTCAGTACAGGCCTTACATAGGGTTGCGTCGTCCGAGTTTACACCTGAAGCCGGCGACTGGCAAAGAGGGCAGACGTGGAGTCGTCCCGGTACATACCTCCAGGGATCCAGCAATTGCGCCTCTGCTACCGCTAATTAGCCATAGCCAGATCTTCGCGTCGTGGTTATGCTCGGTGCTTCCCCTCGTAGGAGCACGGAGCTAGTCTCCTACTGTCGTTAATAAGCAAGCCCATGTGGCTCCCTACAACCTCGAGTGCTTAAATTCCGAGTTCTCCTTCCAATCCTCTTAACTCTACTACGCGTCGTTTATTTAAATGTTCTTCACATCTATTTCGCTACCTCGCTAACTCTGTTCCTTTCCTCGGGCCTAAAGAAAAAGTGGAAATATAATGCGCCCTAGGATTCTACAACCCCTAACCCTCTATTTATGGAGTTTACTTCTTGCTTGGACGGCAGCACACAGTTTGCAAGACCGCGGCTATAGCGACAAATTCGACAACGTTTATTATGTCACACAGGGCGAATGGGCATGCAGCAAGCTCAAGTTGGAACGTATCCAATTTGGGATCAAAGAGGCACATAGACT from the Colletotrichum destructivum chromosome 10, complete sequence genome contains:
- a CDS encoding uncharacterized protein (Putative zn(2)Cys(6) fungal-type DNA-binding domain, transcription factor domain, fungi), which codes for MTQAVKRACDACHRRKVKCDGVNPCRNCHTAQLSCTYNAIPQKKGPKGSRAKVISELRETQRQTSLSARVQNRMNGIPNPPGPAALAPTPGLLSADLVKDCLEFYFANLYEKMPILDRRQIDLQLPYIEQNRDTYCLMTSLCAFMMLQPGMSMPPGDPYNLDVMPGATIVASQLLLDETLQVRKGYDYLESMTFNTLATNFFVYGCYHGLELHDKAWFHLREAATMMHLNGMIKEETYHGPQWDNAESSRRRRLYWLFYIMERAHAIQRQRPLTLQASINPPNSADDPSDPLSHQLNSFIMLVNLFRPFDDAFTTVWNKTRSNLYVATLQKQLNEVLPTYLCQDGQLSDLRTNQQWLKSTVWQLTHGNMNSQNEENMNFNYPVDLSRELLMTLASHFPGQGMELMGSGLIEKLFEISCNMTDFLAVQPAARDPFTVGPREQLNQTLNIVAVLRHGDHRFLPLLLSKVAEIMPRLTNPMLQNAPENSNLGNIDIFDGFGNAGMAQPPPQMQMQMDTEYERKFPSADYEKKYNMSDVNSSSSETNTVAASSTGAPSVPPVTAADINSPFASSPAIMSPPMEYPHNGMNDYGCTPMPDMVMSPMGQNASAMTGSSTINTQHQRQQQSHHLMQNQCMTPQQQMQPGMSQHHPHNIQQGNINSPSIQGQQQGLGSGSIPTSHPMGPGGNNLMNSIPRQQPQRASSSFAIQQQPIPRTVGDFHALQRANSDIPGLSGIATEMDFNTLR